Proteins encoded by one window of Winogradskyella sp. PG-2:
- a CDS encoding NAD-dependent epimerase/dehydratase family protein, translated as MNILIIGSKGFIGSHCVNYFSREHYVWQCDVGVDYSASNYTQVDATNADFTELFQFNKFDVCINCSGAASVPNSIENPQRDFMLNVVNVYKQLDAIRKYNLDCKYINLSSAAVYGNPKRLPINETHPLNPISPYGFHKKMSEEICKQFYDIYGLSTCSLRIFSAYGEGLKKQIFWDLYKKTVTNKRIELFGTGYESRDFIYVKDLVRSIDIIINNSDFKNDIVNIANGKELQIRYVVNEFYKYFPDKFEVTYKGENRIGDPINWVADISKLQSLGYEQNVKLVEGLNNYYQWAKENV; from the coding sequence ATGAATATTTTAATAATAGGTTCAAAAGGGTTTATTGGCTCACATTGTGTTAACTATTTTTCGCGTGAACATTATGTTTGGCAATGTGATGTAGGTGTAGATTATTCTGCATCAAATTATACTCAAGTGGATGCTACAAATGCTGATTTTACAGAATTATTTCAATTCAATAAATTTGATGTTTGTATTAATTGCTCAGGCGCTGCAAGCGTGCCCAATTCTATAGAGAATCCACAAAGAGATTTTATGTTGAATGTGGTAAATGTTTACAAGCAATTAGATGCTATTAGAAAATATAATTTAGATTGTAAATACATTAATTTATCGAGTGCAGCTGTTTATGGTAACCCTAAAAGACTGCCAATTAATGAAACTCATCCCTTAAACCCTATATCACCGTATGGTTTTCATAAAAAAATGTCTGAAGAAATTTGTAAACAATTTTATGATATTTACGGTTTGTCTACATGCTCATTAAGAATATTTTCTGCATATGGCGAGGGTTTAAAAAAACAAATTTTTTGGGATTTATATAAGAAAACTGTAACAAACAAAAGGATAGAATTGTTTGGTACAGGCTATGAGTCTAGAGATTTTATATACGTAAAAGATCTAGTAAGGTCTATTGATATTATTATAAATAATAGCGATTTCAAAAATGATATTGTAAACATTGCTAATGGAAAAGAGTTACAAATAAGGTATGTGGTTAATGAATTTTATAAATACTTTCCAGATAAATTTGAAGTGACGTATAAAGGTGAAAACAGAATTGGAGATCCAATAAACTGGGTAGCAGATATTAGTAAATTACAGAGCTTAGGCTACGAACAAAATGTGAAATTAGTAGAGGGCTTAAATAATTATTATCAATGGGCGAAAGAAAACGTATAG
- a CDS encoding glycosyltransferase, which yields MTKVKVVHVLGLFPSQSETFVINFILETLKHNYSAQILADTIRPLEVSSQQDLLTKSGLFSSAQTFNPNVPEDKLKRLFFAISLLFKNIKFSRVLLRTLNKKRYGLKSQTLKMWFQAATFLKYRDAEVFHAHFGINGKLLAEMKEIGAIKGKIITSFYGYDTFSTDETQEHFINYYLGAFKASKQIVTSSNYLFNNLLKLNVPKGIVFVNPVGVDIDIFNYKNRSFDGSLKIITVGRLIKLKGQHVGIEVIKLLIERGYNVHYTIVGTGTEYEILKQKIKSLNLEDFITLRGGGTQNEIIELLDQNHLFLMTSITDETGRAEGQGLVTAEAQASGLPVVGFNSGGIPETIRDGITGYVVEEGNVKAMANSIEKFISHPELITTMGLEARSYIEQHFNNATQSQKIIDLYKQ from the coding sequence ATGACAAAAGTCAAAGTTGTTCATGTTTTGGGTCTATTTCCATCTCAATCAGAAACTTTTGTAATTAATTTTATTTTAGAAACACTAAAACATAATTATTCAGCTCAGATTCTAGCAGATACAATAAGACCATTAGAAGTGTCTTCCCAGCAAGATTTATTGACTAAAAGTGGCTTGTTTAGCTCTGCTCAAACTTTTAACCCTAATGTACCTGAGGATAAATTGAAACGTTTATTTTTTGCCATTAGTTTACTATTTAAAAATATAAAGTTTAGCCGAGTTTTATTGCGAACATTGAATAAGAAAAGATATGGGCTAAAATCTCAGACACTAAAAATGTGGTTTCAAGCGGCTACTTTTTTAAAATATAGAGACGCTGAGGTTTTTCATGCACATTTCGGTATCAATGGAAAATTACTGGCAGAAATGAAAGAAATTGGTGCTATAAAGGGAAAAATTATTACGTCTTTTTATGGTTATGACACATTCTCTACAGATGAAACCCAAGAGCATTTTATAAATTATTATTTAGGTGCATTTAAAGCATCTAAACAGATTGTTACAAGTTCTAATTATTTATTTAATAATTTACTGAAACTTAATGTTCCAAAAGGAATAGTTTTCGTTAATCCTGTTGGTGTAGATATAGATATTTTTAATTATAAGAATAGAAGTTTCGATGGCTCTCTCAAAATTATTACCGTAGGGAGATTAATTAAGTTAAAAGGGCAACATGTTGGTATTGAAGTTATAAAACTTCTAATAGAAAGAGGGTACAATGTACATTACACTATTGTTGGAACTGGTACTGAATATGAAATATTAAAGCAAAAAATAAAAAGCTTAAATTTAGAAGATTTTATTACCCTAAGAGGTGGTGGTACACAGAATGAAATAATTGAATTATTGGACCAAAATCATTTATTTTTGATGACATCCATCACAGATGAAACTGGCAGAGCTGAAGGACAAGGGTTAGTTACAGCTGAAGCTCAGGCTTCTGGATTGCCTGTTGTAGGCTTTAATTCTGGAGGAATACCAGAGACAATAAGAGATGGTATAACAGGATATGTTGTTGAAGAAGGAAATGTTAAAGCGATGGCAAATAGTATTGAAAAATTTATTAGCCACCCAGAATTAATAACAACAATGGGTTTAGAAGCAAGGTCTTATATCGAGCAACACTTTAATAATGCAACACAAAGTCAAAAAATAATAGACTTATATAAACAATAA
- a CDS encoding class I SAM-dependent methyltransferase, with translation MTWEETIEYIRNKPEYNELVEKAYFDENLKLNIKRFGNSKELIETLKIFNKYAPNAKTILDIGCGNGISTINFALKGYTVTAVEPDLSRTVGSGAIKILKNDLNLNNIEVFEDFAENINFSSHTFDIVYMRQAMHHANDLNTFIKESVRVLKPGGLLVTVRDHVITDLEDKDWFLKEHLLHKFYGGENAFKASEYRKAILVAGATIKKELKYYDSIINHFPKTEQQVNEERDKQVIKQKNKLKKKLGIIAKLPLIWDLYKKVSGYQPLDENHIPGRMYTYIALKK, from the coding sequence AAGAAATAAACCCGAATATAATGAGCTCGTAGAGAAAGCTTATTTTGATGAAAATTTAAAGCTAAATATCAAGAGGTTTGGAAATAGTAAAGAACTTATTGAAACTTTAAAAATATTTAATAAATATGCTCCTAATGCCAAAACAATTTTAGACATTGGTTGCGGTAATGGAATTAGCACCATTAATTTTGCACTCAAAGGCTATACCGTAACAGCTGTAGAACCAGACCTTAGTAGAACTGTTGGTTCTGGTGCAATAAAAATTTTGAAGAATGATTTAAACCTCAATAATATCGAAGTCTTTGAAGATTTTGCAGAAAATATCAATTTTTCTAGTCATACATTCGATATCGTCTATATGAGACAAGCTATGCATCATGCTAATGATTTAAATACTTTTATTAAAGAATCGGTTAGAGTTCTTAAACCAGGTGGATTGTTAGTTACCGTTAGAGATCATGTTATAACTGACCTTGAGGATAAAGATTGGTTTTTAAAAGAACATCTCTTGCATAAGTTTTATGGTGGTGAGAATGCATTTAAAGCTTCAGAATATAGAAAAGCTATCTTAGTTGCAGGAGCAACGATTAAAAAGGAGTTAAAATATTACGATAGTATTATTAACCATTTTCCAAAAACTGAACAACAAGTTAATGAAGAGAGAGATAAACAAGTCATTAAGCAAAAGAATAAGCTTAAAAAAAAACTAGGAATTATTGCGAAACTTCCTTTAATATGGGATTTATATAAAAAAGTTAGTGGGTATCAACCTTTGGATGAAAATCACATTCCTGGACGTATGTACACATATATAGCACTAAAAAAATGA
- a CDS encoding glycosyltransferase family 2 protein, with protein sequence MLISIITINYNNKAGLSNTLNSVISQSFVNFEYIVIDGNSTDGSKEIVEAHKEKLSYWISERDLGIYNAMNKGIRASKGKYLLFLNSGDTLNDSNKLQVVSEYLKTNKDIYYGNLELIHKTYNEVKVYPDQLSFNYFYNKGHIPHPSSFIKRTLFHKVYLYKEKFKIVSDWDFFVCAICKHNATYCHINKVISKYKTDGISADPKYVNVVQNEREQSIIDNFPLFIDESKRLVNYDKKFRLNRFKMLNVLEENSLAQKMNSVWLTLLTKLFRKPYK encoded by the coding sequence ATGCTCATATCTATCATAACCATAAATTACAATAATAAAGCTGGTCTTAGTAATACTTTAAATAGTGTAATCAGTCAGTCGTTTGTAAATTTTGAATACATCGTTATTGATGGAAATAGTACCGATGGAAGTAAAGAAATTGTCGAAGCTCATAAAGAAAAACTCAGTTATTGGATAAGTGAAAGAGATTTAGGTATTTACAATGCTATGAATAAAGGAATTAGAGCCTCAAAAGGAAAATACCTTCTGTTTCTTAATAGTGGTGACACTTTAAATGATAGTAATAAATTACAAGTTGTTTCAGAATATCTAAAAACCAATAAAGATATCTATTATGGTAATTTAGAATTGATACATAAGACGTATAATGAGGTAAAAGTATATCCAGATCAATTAAGTTTTAATTACTTCTATAATAAAGGACACATTCCTCACCCTTCTTCATTCATAAAAAGAACACTTTTTCACAAAGTGTATTTATATAAGGAAAAATTTAAAATCGTTTCTGATTGGGATTTTTTTGTTTGTGCTATTTGTAAGCACAATGCTACATATTGTCATATTAATAAGGTAATTTCAAAATATAAGACAGATGGAATTTCTGCCGATCCTAAATATGTAAATGTTGTACAGAATGAAAGAGAACAAAGTATAATAGATAATTTCCCATTGTTTATTGATGAATCAAAACGTTTAGTAAACTATGATAAAAAATTTAGACTAAATCGTTTTAAAATGTTGAATGTATTGGAAGAGAATTCCTTAGCACAAAAAATGAATTCAGTTTGGTTGACCTTGTTAACTAAACTATTTAGAAAGCCATACAAGTAA
- a CDS encoding glycosyltransferase family 4 protein, whose protein sequence is MGERKRIGLVFSYNENWIAGAYYILNIVHALNTINDKEKPEVTILSESENNFDIIVKETQYPYLNFIAFPLEKIKFSILERVINKLSFVILKKKLITKNNNIPQLDFTYPKQLYLISKKIKKVNWIPDFQEDYLPQFFSEEEILKRKRFQKNVIANGDFVVLSSHDAKSDFVRLYPSAKSKPFVLQFAVTHPDFLHENIEDLKLKYKLNKPYFFAPNQFWAHKNHIILLKAVKCLKDNGIDVLVAMSGKENDYRNKENFKKLKDYIKENLIEDNVVFLGFLPRTEQLCLFKNCIAVIQPSLFEGWSTVVEDAKRLNKFLILSNLEVHKEQVLENVMFFNPCSVSDLAHAIESVNKKLPLIKSPNYKSNVERFGKDFMKLVNLATI, encoded by the coding sequence ATGGGCGAAAGAAAACGTATAGGCTTAGTTTTTTCATATAATGAGAATTGGATTGCAGGCGCTTATTACATTTTAAACATTGTGCATGCGCTTAATACAATAAATGATAAAGAAAAACCAGAGGTTACTATTCTTTCTGAATCAGAAAACAATTTTGATATTATAGTAAAAGAAACCCAATATCCTTATTTGAATTTCATTGCTTTTCCCTTAGAAAAAATTAAATTTTCAATACTAGAACGAGTTATAAATAAGTTAAGCTTTGTGATATTAAAAAAGAAGCTGATAACTAAAAATAATAATATTCCTCAATTAGATTTTACTTATCCTAAACAACTGTATTTAATATCAAAAAAAATAAAAAAGGTAAATTGGATTCCAGATTTTCAAGAAGATTATTTGCCGCAATTTTTTTCGGAGGAAGAAATTTTGAAAAGAAAGCGTTTTCAAAAGAATGTTATAGCTAACGGAGATTTTGTAGTATTGAGTAGCCATGACGCTAAGTCTGACTTTGTTAGGCTATATCCATCCGCAAAGTCAAAACCTTTTGTTTTACAATTTGCGGTTACACATCCAGACTTTTTACACGAAAATATAGAAGATTTAAAACTAAAATATAAGTTAAATAAGCCTTATTTTTTTGCACCTAATCAGTTTTGGGCACATAAAAACCATATAATTTTACTAAAAGCAGTTAAGTGTTTAAAGGATAATGGAATAGATGTATTAGTTGCAATGTCTGGAAAAGAAAATGATTATAGAAATAAAGAAAACTTTAAAAAGCTTAAAGATTATATAAAGGAAAACTTAATCGAAGATAATGTGGTTTTTTTAGGCTTTTTACCAAGAACGGAACAATTATGTCTTTTTAAGAATTGTATAGCAGTTATACAACCATCTCTTTTTGAGGGCTGGAGCACTGTAGTTGAAGATGCAAAAAGACTGAATAAATTTTTAATACTTTCTAACTTAGAAGTACATAAAGAACAGGTGTTAGAAAATGTAATGTTTTTTAATCCTTGTAGCGTTTCAGATTTGGCGCATGCTATTGAATCTGTAAATAAGAAATTGCCATTAATAAAAAGTCCTAACTATAAAAGTAATGTAGAACGTTTCGGAAAAGATTTTATGAAATTGGTAAATTTAGCTACTATATAA